Part of the Onthophagus taurus isolate NC chromosome 11, IU_Otau_3.0, whole genome shotgun sequence genome is shown below.
cctgtacataattagtaaattttgaaatcgggcatttccaccttcgcattcattgcagatcatactttcgaccgagattttgatgactaaaattggtcaattagttacggagataattgatgtgtttaattaattcgtttgttgtgttttaatcaaaatccttaaatatttcgaatcgggcatttcgactacagcattcagccagacataaactttcgattgagatataaaacattaaaatccgtcaaactgttctttaattatagtcgatttagtttaaattaatttttttatattagggACTATACTTGTAAGCGTTCATACGTGCATAAACGAGCCGAAgacggtgtcattccgagggctgtataaagttaacgggagagaattgaaatctGGCATCTCGTaatttcgatagaagacactatgacgaatcgagtGACGTATAAATCTTGATTAacgggtacatcgtttacgagttatcaccatTTAAACAAGGTcaattttgtgtaattttcgtgtatgttcgcattattttggcgttaTAACGAAAatcgaaagagatttcgaatcgggcatttccactgtCGTATTGaccaaagattaagctttcgaatgagacattgtttatcgaaatcggttcactggttctcatgttataatcaaaatactatacatgtaaaatcctatctaattgggggctaacttcacataggtgtcattatgaatagttatgttgtaatctcaacaagttaaatgaaaataactttttattttgtgcgtgggtataaattaaacaatttgaggttaggatttaatacgaaaatacaTGTCATGGTTAACATTACTTGTGTTGTTAGTTGTAATTGTCATTTGGTTAAATACACAGTTTGTTGCCATCGTCACAcgggttatttttttattattattttgtaaccgTGTACacgtcttttttaatattaatttttaattaattaactattttaacttaagtaaggtactattaaataagctattatacttatttatcatttatatttacaatataaagatatttcagtcgtttgacagatcaattcatacacaatctattaacacaaagtctattaacacacatttggtagaaacaattctatctaacgacaggtaGTTGTCGTTATGCATTGATAGCCTAAGAAATAaggttttcatccgaaaatatgttgtaatctcaataagtttagtgaaaataactttttattttgtgcgtgagtataaattaaacaatttcaggttaggatttaatacgaaaatgcaattttaacattgctttgaacttccaaaaagaaacgtcaaatcgcaactttaaagtgatttttcggtaagtactacacttttccgcacttttttttatcattaacgcctcttttgactcatttcctatcgattaaaaaaaaaatcatcgatttttaagagagACTCCTAATCTTGATTTATCAaacaaactaaataaaaaacataatcacAGAAATTCAGCCCCCGCGAATAATCCttaccgaaaattttttaaaaccaaaattgaACGCGCAAGAATTTGGAGAGAAATACCACCTTTACGATTAGacgaaatgaatttaattcaaaaagcAGATGCAATAACCGAAAGcgtaaattaatttcatcattttaacCATATattctaataaaattatgattttagaTAGCTCGAAATTTCCATAATTGGTTAAAATCGTTAAGCGAAGAAGGAACTTCTAGTTTAGATAAAGAAACCATTATGAGCATGTTTCaaattggttttaattatCACGCCGCTAATTCggtttatataaaagttaaaGAAATGCCTGCCGTTACTGATACCATTGCGATATCAAGAGATTTACCGGAAGCTTCAGTTAGAGCTAATCTCCACAAACATCTAACACGCGACTTAAAGGCGTATAACACAAAAGAGAAACAATGTGCTTTTGGAACAATGCTTCCTTTAGAATTAAGATCAATGCCACCTAAAGATGATTTCGCCGATAAATGGTTTGGTTGTAAAAGAGTCCCACCAGAACTTGCAAGCATGGAAGCAGTTTGGGGTGGAATTGAACATCTGAGgtgattaattttatgttaaatttttttttattaactcgTTTTTAATAGATCTACAAGAGCTTTTTGTACGTGGTTGTTAAATCATCCGGATATACCACCTCCGGAGTATCTAGAAGCTAAAGGAATGTTAAATCGGAAATTTTTAAGCAAACCACTTTCTAATGAAGATCTTATGGATGCTGATTCCGGGAaggatttataaaataaaaacttaattaatttgatatatattgCGAATAATACCAAGCTATAATCGATCAAATTATCTCAATTATCTCACCTATTATTAGATGACTATCAACATAACTCACACAATATAATATCAATACGGATCGATTATGATATCGAGAACAATAACGGTAATTATAATTAGAGTTAACCGAGTCGAATGTTAACTCGTTATTTTAtcggtaaaaaaaattattcacgATAAGCTCCGCTAGTTTTATATAGGGCCCAACTTTTTGGCATTATTTTGAACCCCGGGGCGCTTTGTTCTGGTTGGACAAAAACTGACATCGCGCTATTAATTACCTCCAACTACCGTACAATGTACACGACTGAATTTCACATTTGATACGTGTTTATTTCAGTTGCGTTTGCGGCTTTTTGTCCTTCACCGAGGTACGTTTTACATAAACCAACTTCACTTTTGTCAACATACTCATTCATCGATTATGCATTACTCATTTTCCAATTTCATTGTTTTCGTGAAAATTAGTTGATGTTCagtaaaaatacattttctgAATAAACAAAGAAACGTTTGTAGCGTGCTTTAACATcggaatataaatataaagttttcATTCGACGcaacatttatttgtttaacaGGAATGCGTAATGAGTTCTGTCAAGTGCACGCTTTATTATTATGCAACTGTAATGCTTACATTCCATTTTAATTCAGCACACTAATTTGGTTTTGATAACGTTAAAGCCATTGTATACATTAATTGGTGTTATGTTTTAGTGTTTATAAACTTctaatttgaaacaattttaacaatattaaatgCAACCCCAGAAATAAATTGGTAACTAAAAACCTTATGAAATTCCAAATCTTGCTATATCATGAACTGATTTCGCTACGTGACCTTGATATATTCAGAGATACTCTCCCCAATGCTCTCTCATTTTGTAATCCAATATAGTAAGCATCGGATTATTTAATCGAATACAATTCAATATGTTTGGTATTCGATGACCTAAGTTCTGAACTTTAGacttaaagtaattaaattccgaattgaatttagaaatatgattaaaaaataagatgaataatacgttttaaaaaatcataacagaaAAATTGCTTAAAAGAGCAGAAATTGCTTCTAGtcgaattattttcttaaaaaatagatGCAACTTTGAATATCTACGGCATACACGTGAGTTCCTATTCATTTAAGCCTTTTTAATTATGGCTGAATATGTGAATGTGcataaacgaaaaatatacAGTGTACGTAAAAATTGCAGAGACGATGctttcaaaaagttatatcGGTTTGATCGGGAAAATGTTGAGTGGTtagcaaattatttttttgactGAGCAGACAGCAGATGAAAATCTTTCTGCGACAGTTATCCGATACGGGGTTTCAAAATTCTGTAGCTGAAGAACTCGGTATTCATCAGAGTATTGTCTGTAAGACATTTACTTCCGCAAAGAATGTACTTTTGGAAAAAggtaatattttgaaagtgcTGAAGGTTTTGTAGAAGCTAAACTGTTATGGTCAGAGAGATATTGTTTTCCAATTGCCATCGGTGCGATAAACTGCTCACATgtaaccaacccaaccccagtACTAACGTACAAGTTAACATGTAAtgcaaaagaaatttttactAGCGTAGATTGTCAATGGCCAGGGCCATatacacattttcaaaaattctaactTATATAGCATTCTTAAAAACAGTACAGAAAAATCTGTATTAACagcaaaattataataacattttttgtcgaGAACGTCCCTCGTATAACATATGAGAGAAATCAAACTTGGATAAAACTTGCCAATAATGCAAAACTGTCTTAGGTTGGATAATAAAATTGCAGGTCGCACACCTAGCAGCTCCATCAAGTCACAGTGTTgtgacatattaaaaatttctttacatTGCTGCACTAACACGTTTAAAACGGCCTCCTTTTCGATTAATTTGAGGAGCCTGTGATTTGTTAAGATTTGCTTATCAATTTCTTCATCACTGTTAAATTCCTCACTTCCACTAGAATCTGCCATGGCACGGAATGTTGTTTAATTAGCGATGTTTAACCCACGGTGTTGTATTAACGTCAACACAGTAGTAAAAGTTGAACTATCTAAATTTGCAGATTGAGACCTATTCGAATAAGCAATTGCTATAGAGATGTAGGAACGGCAGCATTTGCTTAAAAATCTTATTCATGTGATGATTTAGCCATTGCTTTTACTGCTAGCTTTCACTTGTGAAGCAATTGCTTTTCCTAAAAAGCGATTGCTTAAAGCAAAGGgccaatatctcaatttgttcttgagatacaatgttttaaattgtatttttatgaactcaacctcaaaaagttgaatttaaaaaatcgtatcattgttatttatagaaacgaaataatgatttttggcatgctaaaactagattaaatttgctataaaatagTTCTTAaatcatctcgatatctcaattagtttttaagatatgattctcttaaatttgatatttatgaACTTaacatgtcaaaattgaatatgCAGAGATTAACTTAAATAATCTTAACATCGAAATTTATTGGAATGAAGATATGGTTTTTAtctcattaaatattaattaaatttgctttaaaatggtttttatttcatgatgatatctcaattcgttcttgagataaatatgtttaaattttagttttatcaagttaacctcaaaaattagagttgaattaaaaaaatcatatcattgtGGTTTATAgaaacgaaataattatttttggtatgctaaaacaacattaaatttgcGATAAGATAGTtcttaaatcatcttgatatctcaattagtttttgagatatgattcttttaaatttggtatttatgaactcaaaatgtcaaaattgaatttgcagaaattaacttaaattatcATAACATCGAAATTTATAGGAacgaagatatgattttaacctcattaaatattaattaaatttgctttaaaatggtttttatttcatgatgatatctcaattcgttcttgagataaatatgtttaaattttagttttatcaagataaccccaaaaattgagttgaattaaaaaaatcgtatcattgtggtttattaaaacgaaataattatttttggtatgctaaaactagattaaatttgcgaTAAGATAGTtcttaaatcatcttgatatctcaattagtttatgagatatgattcttttaaatttggtatttaTGAActcaatatgtcaaaattgaatatgcagaaattaatttaaataatcataatatcGAAATTTATAGGAacggagatatgatttttatatcattaattattaattaaatttgctttaaaatggtttttatttcatggtaatatctcaattcgttcttgagataaaaatgtttaaattttagttttatcgagataacctcaaaaattagggttgaattaaaaaaatcgtatcattgtggtttattgaaacgaaataattatttttggtatgccaaaactagattaaatttgctataaaataattcttaaatcatcttgatatctcaattagtttgtGAGATATAATCCttttaaatttggtttttatgaACTcgacatttcaaaattgaatatgcagaaattaaattatcataaCATCGAAATTTATAGGaatgaagatatgatttttatctcattaaatattaattaaatttgctttaaaatggtttttatttcatgatgatatctcaattcgttcttgagataaaaatgtttaaattttagttttatcaagataaccttaaaaattgagttgaattaaaaaaatcgtatcattgTGGTTAATTGcaacgaaataattatttttggcatgctaaaactagattaaatttgcgaTAGGATAGTtcttaaatcatcttgatatctcaattagtttgtGAGATATAATCCttttaaatttggtttttatgaACTcgacatttcaaaattgaatatgcagaaattaaattatcataaCATCGAAATTTATAGGaatgaagatatgatttttatctcattaaatattaattaaatttgctttaaaatggtttttatttcatgatgatatctcaattcgttcttgagataaaaatgtttaaattttagttttatcaagataaccttaaaaattgagttgaattaaaaaaatcgtatcattgTGGTTAATTGcaacgaaataattatttttggcatgctaaaactagattaaatttgcgaTAGGATAGTTCTTAAAttatcttgatatctcaattagtttgtGAGATATAATCCttttaaatttggtttttatgaACTcgacatttcaaaattgaatatgcagaaattaaattatcataaCATCGAAATTTATAGGAAtgaagatataatttttatctcattaaatattaattaaatttgctttaaaacggtttttatttcatgataatatctcaattcgtttttgagataaaaacgtttaaatcTTAGTTTTATCAAGTTAACCTCAAAAGttagagttgaattaaaaaaatcgtatcattgtggtttattgaaacgaaataattatttttggcatgctaaaactagattaaatttgcgaTGAGATAGTtcttaaatcatcttgatatctcaattagtttttgagatatgattctttcaaatttggtatttaTGAActcaatatgtcaaaattgaatatgcagaaattaatttaaataatcataatatcGAAATTTCTAGGAacgaagatatgattttttgtcattaattattaattaaatttgctttaaaatggtttttatttcatggtaatatctcaattcgctcttgagataaaaatgtttaaattttagttttatcaagataacctcaaaaattgagttgaattaaaaagatcATATCATTGTGGTTTATAgaaacgaaataattatttttggtatgctaaaactagattaaatttgctataaaatagTTCTTAaatcatctcgatatctcaattagtttttgagatatgattgttttaatttggtatttataaagattttaaactAGTTTTggaagaatttaattaatcttaaatagttgtactaaaatttaatttgcatCACTTTAATGTTAACTAAATATAACTACATCAGTGTGATTGTTTAACAAACAAGCGGGACGATGACAAATCCTTGGGAGTTTGTATTCGTTGTTCTTGGACTTTTCGAAAGTTTCTCGTTTAAGTTGAAAGTCTGAGAGAAAAGTAACTTTACAATCCGTGGTCTGTAACGTTCAGGAAGTTAGTACATCGACGTAGCTTTTCTCTTGGTCTTAAGGAAATTTGTCCACGTCAGCCTATAGACAATGTTGGCTCGGAGCCTGCATCGTCTCGGTGCTAACAAATTCCCGATGGGATGGGATAAAGGCCAGAAATCCATCCGGAGCCAGGAACGGAAAAGGGCAATCGGCCCTCGGTCCAAAAATccgttttgatattttatgagGGCCGCGTCTCCCGGCGTAGATTATTTATCGTGCGGGTTCTTTTCAGACAAAATGCCCTAGGTTATAACACGTCCGGTGGTAACACCGCGTGATCGATAGCGTTGCGTTCGTGTGTCTTTCCATTCACGGAGATGAAAGGACCCCTTTTCCGAAATTTACGTCTCGACCTGTTAGAGAAGATCGACGATTTACTACCTCGAAAGTGAAACAGATAACAATTGAAACGGTTCGACTTCGtataatatcataaaataaagtttaaatctATTTATAGGTATCTAATATTTGTTTGAATAGAACGAGGATTCTTGAAGAGAAGTGCAAGCTTAAGGTTCTAATCCAGTACCACACCCGCATTTCATCCTGCCTCAATTTCCTCGCGTCCAAAAGTTTATTGCTGACTCCGTTGCGGCGCCTCGTTATGCCTCGGTTGCGCTTGTTGGCTCAAAAGAACCTGAAGACCTGATGGAAATAGTTCCGCGAACTCAGTTTCGAAGGCAGCGCGCAATCGGTTCCCATAAAAAGAGGGTTATCAGCGGCGGAGTAGGTGTTTTCGGGCGAGTTTTAAATTAGACCGAAGCCTCGTCATTGTTTTGTGGGTACCTGAGTCTGGGGAAAGCAATTTTACCCTCGAATCCCGGAAAATTTGCCTCGAGAAGCAACGTTGTATCGTGTCGGTAACGAATTTTCTATTTCTAACCGACCCTTTTCCAACCCAACACGGAAATTTAATCCGTTTTGCTAAATTAAAGGTTTAATGAAGTTAAATTAAGAGACTAGAATTTATAGggagtttattttctttaatttcgtcaattttcgACAAGTAACACGTCCCTGCTGTGATTCTAAACGTGAATAACATTAGGTACAATTCAGTCGACACGTGTACTGAATTATTCACCGCATCCCGAGAGTAACAGCGGCTTCTTGTATCACATCCCTTGGGAATGCGGGTCGCTTGTCTCCAAGCTCGTAATTCCCGCTTTCCAGTCTTGCAAGGGATTTTATGCGATTCCTCCAGTTATAAAGATGTCCATCGCTCGATAACATCGACACCTTATTGCTGGATCCTTTTCCCCGGGATACATTGAAAACTATTTACTCTAAATCAATGTGGGACTAAATCAACTAAATAATTAACAGGTAGCATTATTTAGTCCCTTGTAAATTTTCGTTGTAAATGGTTTGCATAAAAGCATGAACCGAAACCGATGTTTTTATGACCTAAAAGTATCATAATAAAATCacctaataataaataaaattcaaacattttctaaCCGACATAAATATTCGCAAATTTAAATCCCAAATTCCTCCGATGCTTAATTTATTCTCTTGCTGTTGTGAAATTTGAATTACCATTATCATTCCTTTTCTCAATTTCGGTTGATTACTCAAATACCAAGTTGATTCATAAAGTGATTTACCAACGTTTTCAGCCTAAAACactcaattttattatatgctcatttttatattaattgttattaatgttGTTACCTGATACGACATTTCTTGCCCAATTACGCAATAAAtgtataattgaaaattataagataTCAAATACGGGATGTATCGATATAATTTATCTCCAGAAGGGGGAAAACTAAATGAatcgattaaattaattaattaattgaaaataaataaatatttacccatccatattcataaaaaatattccaaaaactaTCGTTGCTGAAATTGTTGAAACGTGATTAAGTACTTGAAGGGAATAAACGTTGTTTAAATCTTTGATgcatctaaaaaattattatactattaatattaataatatataatatattatatttacttttgacatgttaagattaaaataccaaatttaaaagaatcatatctcaaaaactaattgagatatcaagatgatttaagaactattttatagcaaatttaatctagttttagcataccaaagataattatttcgtttcaataaaccacaatgatacgatttttttaattcaaccctaatttttgaggttatcttgataaaactaaaatttaaacatttttatctcaagaacgaattcagatattatcatgaaataaaaaccattttaaagcaaatttaattaataattaatgatataaaaatcatatcttcgtTCCTAGAAATTTCGATATTatgattattgaaattaattcctccatattcaattttgacatattgagTTCAtaaataccaaatttaaaagaatcatatctcataaactaattgagatatcaagatgatttaagaACTAgcttatagcaaatttaatctagttgtagcataccaaaaataattatttcgtttcaataaatcacaatgatacgatttttttaattcaaccctaatttttgaggttatctcgataaaactaaaatttaaacatttttatctcaaaaacgaattgagatattatcatgaaataaaaaccattttaaagcaaatttaattaataattaatgatataaaaataatat
Proteins encoded:
- the LOC111417271 gene encoding uncharacterized protein, with translation MENNRNSSNVSLKSSSPSVSESRCSRTIRSSKYEHNDPSQRLWWTNTFKRLEDEVSIMPYEREDVIDEMFPEISPRLKNILTFQKVSKDLPCYSIKGPKRKIRRKTSTILDTARYGSKESLMTDYNEYPENTRINSAPANNPYRKFFKTKIERARIWREIPPLRLDEMNLIQKADAITESIARNFHNWLKSLSEEGTSSLDKETIMSMFQIGFNYHAANSVYIKVKEMPAVTDTIAISRDLPEASVRANLHKHLTRDLKAYNTKEKQCAFGTMLPLELRSMPPKDDFADKWFGCKRVPPELASMEAVWGGIEHLRSTRAFCTWLLNHPDIPPPEYLEAKGMLNRKFLSKPLSNEDLMDADSGKDL